A genomic window from Desulfobulbaceae bacterium includes:
- a CDS encoding ABC transporter ATP-binding protein, which translates to MLLLEVNNLSVEYHTSRGIAPALRNISFTVERGEKIGVIGESGSGKSTLANAILGMLPRAGQVAGGSVVLTGEKLSELTSEGRRRTRGVRIGFIPQGAQNSLNPVLSVGKQIADTIKDHGIRLSSSSLQLKIENLLESVGLRHETARAYPCQLSGGMKQRVCIALGIVLTPEIVVADEPTSALDVINQKQIMMTLGAIQREKGLSVVLIGHDLGLLAQFVDRIMVLYAGQIVELCTLRDFLENPLHPYSKALMASLPSLDKSKLSGIAGRAPSLFSLPEGCAFQARCLERSVQCAQHLPVLYEHANGRAVACHRRQ; encoded by the coding sequence ATGTTGCTACTTGAAGTCAACAATCTATCAGTTGAATATCATACTTCGAGAGGGATTGCCCCGGCGCTCCGGAATATCAGCTTTACCGTTGAGCGTGGCGAAAAAATTGGCGTAATCGGTGAATCTGGCTCAGGGAAATCTACCTTGGCGAATGCAATCTTGGGGATGCTTCCCCGCGCGGGGCAGGTGGCAGGAGGCAGTGTGGTGTTAACAGGCGAAAAGCTCTCTGAGTTGACCTCAGAAGGTAGGCGGAGGACAAGGGGAGTACGAATAGGTTTTATTCCACAAGGGGCTCAGAACAGTTTGAATCCTGTCCTTTCGGTTGGCAAACAGATAGCCGACACCATCAAAGACCATGGGATACGATTATCTTCGTCGTCTCTACAACTGAAAATAGAAAATCTTCTCGAATCTGTTGGGCTGCGTCATGAAACTGCTAGGGCATACCCTTGCCAGTTAAGTGGAGGGATGAAGCAGCGGGTTTGCATAGCTCTGGGGATTGTTTTGACGCCGGAGATTGTTGTCGCGGACGAACCGACAAGCGCTCTTGATGTGATCAATCAAAAGCAGATTATGATGACACTTGGCGCCATTCAGAGGGAAAAGGGGTTGAGTGTGGTGTTGATTGGACATGATCTTGGTTTGTTGGCCCAGTTTGTTGATCGGATCATGGTCTTGTATGCCGGACAAATTGTTGAGTTGTGTACTCTGCGCGATTTTCTTGAAAACCCGTTGCATCCCTACTCAAAAGCGCTCATGGCTAGCCTGCCGTCACTTGATAAATCTAAGTTGTCAGGCATCGCAGGTCGTGCCCCGTCGTTATTTTCTTTGCCCGAAGGGTGCGCTTTTCAAGCACGGTGCCTAGAGCGTTCCGTTCAATGTGCGCAACATCTGCCTGTATTATATGAACATGCAAATGGCCGGGCTGTTGCTTGCCACCGGCGCCAGTGA